A window of Culicoidibacter larvae genomic DNA:
TCCTGGTTGTTTTCGGTTATGATATTTTTCTCTTTACGGCCGGTTGAGTCGGTCCACTCGTAAAATGCCGATGCCAGGATTATACAACGATGCAGCGTAAAATCTTTCCGGTAGAACGGTTTTTCTAATAGTGTTTCTTGCCGGCCGTTTATGATATGGCCTTTATGGTCCCATTTTGGAATACCCCATTGCATAACCATGTACCCGGAATTGGTTTGAACAATCCCGGAATTAGTTGGGAACACTTCATAAGTTGCTGACTTGTCACTATATTTCAATTTAGCAATTTCATCAGGATCATTATCTAACAGATCCATAGCGGTACTATAACCGATTGATTCATAGCGGCCACACATAGCCATCACCCCTACTCCATATTGTAACCTGATTATACTACGTGGCATAAATTGCGGTTATTGTTATGCAATAAAAAAGCAGCGGCTTAAATGGCCACTGCTTGGGATGCGGATTGATGGATAAATCTATCTGCAGGTTTATTATATCAAACTACTTTGATTTAGCAATAAAAAGATGGCCCCGGTAAAACACCGGAACCAAGGGGATGAGGAAGATAGAAAAAAAGAAAGGAACTTTCTTTTTGGGTAACATATCTGCTACCAATAAGTAGTATAACACCACTCGCTCTGGCCTACAACCACAAATTATATTTTATGTAAAATAAAGCAGCCCCAAATCGAGGCTGCCAGTTATAGGGATTTACTCTAGAAATAGAGTTTCATGGATAAGCATACGTGCACATGTATGCTCTTTCATTCTATCATACTAGGTCTTGGTCTGCAATAACGGTGATTACTCAAAATATTCTGCTTTTGATTCTAGTTCAATATATTCAGCAAACTCCATTTTTATTGTGTTTTCGTCTAAGTTCATGTACTGAATGTATTTTGAAACATTTTTCGGGATTTTCATTGTCTCAATGTCATGGCTGTATCGTATTTTTAGTGCCCTTACGAATGCTGCTGTTTGTCTTTCATCGAGTTGCTGCATATATGGTTTAATATACTCTTCAAAGACAAATTCTCTATACTGCTGCTCAAGATCAATTGTTCTCATTACTCTATCCATCCTATCAGTTTTTATTTATGATACCATACTATTATTTTGTTTTGTAGTGTCATTTTTGCACTAGACTTCTTTAATCATCTATAATATTGTGATTTCTTGATTTATATTATATACTAATGTATAGGGAATGAGAGGAGAGATGGTTATGATAACGTATTTA
This region includes:
- a CDS encoding SOS response-associated peptidase, whose product is MAMCGRYESIGYSTAMDLLDNDPDEIAKLKYSDKSATYEVFPTNSGIVQTNSGYMVMQWGIPKWDHKGHIINGRQETLLEKPFYRKDFTLHRCIILASAFYEWTDSTGRKEKNIITENNQDIIKFAGLYKITDGIPHYVIITQQATPAFEVVHDRLPLMLDDDQISDYLAGAKLEQWTKPKMDVQLSWHSIAK